In Candidatus Ancaeobacter aquaticus, the sequence CATATTTTTTGATTATTTTTGTTAGGGAATACAATGCAATAGGATTATAAATAGAATGGATTCTTAAGTTGATTATTGGGATATCTAGATCTTTAATCCATTGAGATAGGCATCCCTCCTCTTTAATGCAGCATACAACGGGGTTAAATTTTGTTTTGTCTAAGTATTTTAGCAATAGAAAGAGTTGCTTTTCCGTGCCTCCGAGGCGAAGAGCAGGCAGTATATAGAGTATGTTGATCTTTTTACTCATGTAATGATCTTAATATTGATGTTAGTTTTGTGGCGTTAACATTCACTGAATATTTGTTATTCACTGTCTGTGAACCATTTTCTATAAATTGTTTTCTTATTGATACATCAGATAATAGTGCTGTAAGCTTTAAAGTCCATTCTTCGTTAGTATTCGCAAGATAACCATTAATCCCATCTTCTAGAATATCAGAGTTAATACCAACAGGCGAACCAATTACAGGAATTCCATAAGCCATATACAATAGTAATTTTAAGCCACACTTTCCTTCTGTCCATCTATCCTGTTTAAGCGGCATGACGCCTATATCAAATGATGAAAGTAAAATATGTTCATTATCATAACTCCACTTTTCAAATTCCACGGGATAACCTTTAAACAAATTCAAATCAACATAGTCTAAATCGGTACTTACAATTTTTAATTGAAATCTATAGCCATTTAATGCAAGCCTATTTAAAGGCTCAGAAAGTATGTTTAAGTACTGGTTAGTACTTCGCGTTCCAGACCACCCTATTGTAAATGTCTTACTCAATGGGCAAGCAGGTTTGATAGGAGATTTACATCTTTCCGTATCTACTGATGTTGGAATATAAAATACATTGCTATTTAAGGTCTTAGCATATCTTTCTAAATAGTGATTTCCCGCAATAACGGCTTTAGATCGTCTGATAATATTTTTGATCTGGTCTTTATCCTGAAGAATGGAGAAGAATTTAAAGAAACCAGATGGTGGCATTATGTGTACAGCATCATCATAGTCATAGATAACATTCTTATTGAAATAAAACAGTAAGCTATCTAAACCACGCAATGAAGAGCTACATATAGCTTTTTGAATAAATACTGCATCGTATTTATAAGAACTAACTATATCTTTTAACCGATTAATTGCTTCAATAATAGTATATAGTCTATTCAAAGACCTACGTTTTGATAAATACAAATAACTAAATAGATTTTTTGGAACAGCAGGCGATACGGTATAGGAAATGCCTGCGTTTTTAATATAACGTAAATACTGCCATACTCTGAAACGAGTACTAGGTTGAGGCTCTGGATATAAAGTAAGAATAAGAATTTTCATTTATAATTATCAATACTGTTTCGTACGTTAGAATATACACTTTCAAATTATAGCTTAATCATGCAATATTAATGCGGTCAATTATTTATAGTATTGAATAAGCAATTACAATGTTAAATACACTTGATTAGCATTGGTTATATATATTTAATAATTTCTGCACAGAATTATCCCACGAATATTTAATAGCCGTAGCGTAACCATTTTTAATTAAATGTGAGCGAAGCTTTTTATCATTCATGAGAGAATGCATCCCATCCGCGATGTGATTTACATCCAACGGATCAATTAATACTGCTGAATCACTGCATATTTCTTTGAGTGAAGTATTGTTCGAGGTTATAACGGGACATCCACATGCCATTGATTCCACGGGAGGCATCCCAAAACCTTCATACAGTGATGGAAAAACAAATAACTCTGCATAATTATATAATGTTCTTAAATCATTATCGTCCACATAACCGGTAAATATTATATCTGATTCTATGTTTTCGGCTTGAATTATTTTTATAAGCTCTAGCTTATATTCATGGTTGTATTTTCCAACACTTCCCACAATTATCAATTTGTGAGGAATCTTATAATTCTTTTTAAGTAAAATAAATGCTGCTATCATATTTTTTAAGTTCTTTCTAAAATCTATTCCTCCGACATTTAGGATATATGGAGTTCGGATATTATACTTATCAAAAATAAGAGATTGATCTTCTACTGATATCTCACTTTTGTAAAAAATATTATTATCGACCCCACTGTATGCCACTCTAATTCTATTTTTTTTAATACCCAACGTATCTATTATATCGTTCTTGGAATAGTTTGATACTGTTATAATGCAACTTGCATTTCTTTTGATAAGTTCAATATGTTTTTGGTACGTAAAATACTCCTCATCACTAGAAAAAAACTTTTCTGGATATTTGTATGGTGTAATATCATGTAAAGTTACCAGTGTTTTACAATACGATGAATTCCAAATATCAGCGGTTGGAAAATGAAAAATATCTAAGTCTTTGAAGAATAATTTTCCATACCATTCCATATGGCTCTTTCTAATAAAATGAAATCTCTTGTGCAATTTCTCTCGGATAAAATTGCTTCCTAATTCGTATTGCGAGACATCATTATTTGTAAAAAGTCTATATTGATTAACTTTGTCTATTTTCGAAAGGTGTTTAATTATCTCTTCAGTATGCCGATCCATACCTCTACCGGGATTAAGTCTTCTTGCATCGATCCCTATTTTCATGCATATACCCTTTATTTTATTGAATAAGCTACTGATTAGGTAATAATCTTACGAATTCTGGTTGCTTATTTGGCTCATCTTCATCCGCTTTCATTTTTCTATATACAAAGCATATAAGTCCCATGTGAAACCAAAATGGCTCCATAGTTCGAATAAGAATAAATACCGATAATGTTATTCCATTCACCATATATGCTACGGTTCCGGCAAATAGACCAATAGATAGATGCTTGATAAAATTATCATCCGTATTTCGAATTACTTTTATGATTGTGTAAAGTGCTACAAATAAAAGGAGGATAAATATTACAAAGCCAACTATTCCAATGGATGTTAGTTCCATAAAATATTGGTTATCTACACCTCCAAGGTCAAATGAGCCTGGCCCATTGCCTAAAATAGGGTGCATTTTCCATTTACGTATTGCTTTTTCCCACATTCCAAGCCTATCATCCCATGATGTCATGCCTACCGTTTCTTGTGTCAAAAGAGTGTTAATAGAAAAGATTCTATCAAGGATCTTTTGTGGTAAAAGCACCTTAAAAAATATGGCGAAGCTTGCAAGAGGAATCAATAATATCCTATACCCTTTAAATAATGTTAATGTCAAAACCCCTGCAGCCAGAGCTATATATCCACCCCTCGAAAATGTGAGAAAAAATGGGACTATGATCATAACTGCAAGTAAATAGAAAGGAATACTCCTAACCTTAAATTTGTAATGCACTATCATTGATAATGTTAGGCACAAATTCATTACAAAATATGATGCGATTGTATTTGCCTCACCTAAATCAAAAGGGCCATGAAAACGCTCTGGCATTTGACCTACAAAAATCATTCCAAAGCCCCATAAACAAGTAAGTCCACATACTAATAATGACAGCATAAAAAAGAATTTTACGTCTTTGATTTTCTCAATATTATTTAATACGAGAAAAAAGATAAACGCATATTCAATTTTTTTAAGTGTAAATAATAAAGTAGTTGTTACTGATACAGTTCCGTGGGCAACACCATTAATCGATGATAATATATTTATGAGTAGAAATAACAGCATTATCATGTTTACTGGACTTCTTTTCCATGTTACTTCTTCAGATAAAAATGCCATTTTTGCAAGCCAACCAAAGATAATAGTGATGATAATAAGGTCATCTAAACGAAATGTCATTGCTCGTCCGGCAATATCCTCCTTAGAGAGTAGTAGTTCAGGCGAAAAAATTACAAGGAATATGAGAACAAACATACCCCAGCGCACATCATAGAGGGTAAGAAAAAATAGAATAAAAAGTCCAAGTGCTCCAAAAATTACTGTAGGTGAATAAATATTTATTATGCGTCCGAAGTAAAATAAAAAAGCTACTAATACAATGAAAATAATTGGTTTAAGTATGTTAGGTGATTTGGCCATAAATTAAAGTCCGTTCTTACCTCTAAAATAAAAATAGGGACAGCTAATTCCGTCCCTGTGTGATTGAATAATATATAAACATAAATTAATCTATTATAGAGTTATTTTTTCATAGCTCCTTTTTTATCTGAGCTATAATAGTAATAATAATACCCTTCTCTCGTAACATCAACAGCATTAAAGACAATACCGA encodes:
- a CDS encoding glycosyltransferase family 4 protein encodes the protein MKILILTLYPEPQPSTRFRVWQYLRYIKNAGISYTVSPAVPKNLFSYLYLSKRRSLNRLYTIIEAINRLKDIVSSYKYDAVFIQKAICSSSLRGLDSLLFYFNKNVIYDYDDAVHIMPPSGFFKFFSILQDKDQIKNIIRRSKAVIAGNHYLERYAKTLNSNVFYIPTSVDTERCKSPIKPACPLSKTFTIGWSGTRSTNQYLNILSEPLNRLALNGYRFQLKIVSTDLDYVDLNLFKGYPVEFEKWSYDNEHILLSSFDIGVMPLKQDRWTEGKCGLKLLLYMAYGIPVIGSPVGINSDILEDGINGYLANTNEEWTLKLTALLSDVSIRKQFIENGSQTVNNKYSVNVNATKLTSILRSLHE
- a CDS encoding glycosyltransferase family 1 protein, translated to MKIGIDARRLNPGRGMDRHTEEIIKHLSKIDKVNQYRLFTNNDVSQYELGSNFIREKLHKRFHFIRKSHMEWYGKLFFKDLDIFHFPTADIWNSSYCKTLVTLHDITPYKYPEKFFSSDEEYFTYQKHIELIKRNASCIITVSNYSKNDIIDTLGIKKNRIRVAYSGVDNNIFYKSEISVEDQSLIFDKYNIRTPYILNVGGIDFRKNLKNMIAAFILLKKNYKIPHKLIIVGSVGKYNHEYKLELIKIIQAENIESDIIFTGYVDDNDLRTLYNYAELFVFPSLYEGFGMPPVESMACGCPVITSNNTSLKEICSDSAVLIDPLDVNHIADGMHSLMNDKKLRSHLIKNGYATAIKYSWDNSVQKLLNIYNQC